Proteins from a genomic interval of Bombus affinis isolate iyBomAffi1 chromosome 14, iyBomAffi1.2, whole genome shotgun sequence:
- the LOC126923958 gene encoding mothers against decapentaplegic homolog 4 isoform X2 — MVGLAGGGGHLYPSPPMQPNPELREMTGIAPSAPTSADACLSIVHSLMCHRQGGESEGFSKRAIESLVKKLKEKRDELDSLITAITTNGAHPSKCVTIQRTLDGRLQVAGRKGFPHVIYARIWRWPDLHKNELKHVKYCQFAFDLKCDSVCVNPYHYERVVSPGIDPFFTDLSGLTLQSGVGVGPGGRLVKDEYSVGGGGSAAAGAVGSAMDVDGEMNQTIQHHPPAQPTSSNSTQPSQQTFIPGLAPPNPTSGEGVFGSNGGGNNGGNPHNKLDDNNCPRQTWIPTPHHPTTRNIHHLVHPMSHTVGSQQQSLSTSSGGSGAQILSPSQGQSTETFYGTNTPPQDLNQPPTVDALAASLGEGQNSPVSPVHLHHPNGFPVGTAAYNSGAPQWTGPNTLTYTQSMQPPDHRHLHPTSYWGGHGGEVGGNIGGLLSTQPAPEYWCSVGYFELDTQVGETFKVSSGCPTVTVDGYVDPSGGNRFCLGALSNVHRTEQSEKARLHIGKGVVLDLRGEGDVWLRCQSEHSVFVQSYYLDREAGRAPGDAVHKIYPSAYIKVFDLRQCHKQMRGQAATAQAAAAAQAAAVAGHLTHGAPITKSLSAAAGIGVDDLRRLCILRLSFVKGWGPDYPRQSIKETPCWIEVHLHRALQLLDEVLHTMPIDGPRGIE, encoded by the exons ATGGTTGGATTGGCGGGCGGGGGAGGTCATCTGTATCCCTCGCCCCCAATGCAACCTAATCCAGAAT TGAGAGAAATGACTGGAATTGCTCCTAGTGCACCGACAAGTGCGGATGCTTGTTTAAGTATTGTACATTCTCTCATGTGTCATCGTCAAGGAGGTGAAAGTGAAGGATTTAGTAAGAGAGCTATTGAATCATTGGTTAAAAAGCTTAAA GAGAAACGAGATGAATTAGATAGCTTAATAACTGCTATCACTACAAATGGAGCTCATCCCAGTAAATGTGTTACGATACAAAGAACTTTAGATGGTAGGCTACAAGTTGCTGGTCGTAAGGGTTTCCCACATGTTATTTATGCTCGAATTTGGAGATGGCCAGATTTACACAAGAATGAATTGAAACATGTCAAGTACTGCCAATTTGCTTTTGACTTAAAATGTGATTCTGTATGTGTAAATCCATATCACTATGAGAGAGTTGTATCTCCTGGCATAG ACCCGTTCTTTACAGACCTATCTGGACTAACTCTGCAATCAGGAGTAGGCGTAGGACCAGGTGGTAGATTAGTCAAAGATGAATATTCAGTTGGTGGTGGAGGAAGTGCAGCAGCTGGAGCAGTAGGATCCGCAATGGATGTTGATGGAGAAATGAACCAAACTATTCAACATCATCCACCTGCTCAACCCACTTCGTCTAATAGCACTCAGCCATCTCAACAGACTTTTATACCGGGTCTAGCGCCGCCTAATCCAA CTAGTGGTGAGGGTGTGTTTGGCAGTAATGGGGGAGGGAATAATGGTGGTAATCCACACAATAAATTGGATGACAATAATTGCCCCAGACAAACCTGGATTCCTACACCTCATCATCCTACAACACGTAACATTCATCATC TAGTACATCCAATGAGTCACACCGTAGGTAGCCAACAGCAGTCATTGAGTACATCTAGTGGAGGCAGTGGGGCACAGATACTGAGTCCTTCACAAGGACAATCTACTGAAACATTTTATGGAACAAATACACCTCCTCAAGATCTTAATCAACCACCTACTGTTGATGCATTAGCAGCATCTTTAG GTGAAGGTCAAAATTCTCCTGTATCACCTGTACATCTTCATCATCCAAATGGATTTCCAGTAGGTACAGCTGCTTATAATTCAGGAGCACCACAATGGACTGGACCTAATACTCTTACATATACTCAAAGTATGCAGCCTCCAGATCATAGACATCTTCATCCTACCTCCTATT GGGGTGGCCACGGAGGTGAAGTAGGTGGAAACATTGGAGGTttattatctacacagccagcACCAGAATACTGGTGTTCAGTTGGTTACTTTGAATTAGATACTCAAGTAGGCGAAACGTTTAAAGTAAGCAGCGGTTGCCCTACCGTAACAGTCGATGGTTATGTCGATCCAAGCGGCGGTAATAGATTTTGCTTAGGAGCTTTGAGTAATGTACACAGAACAGAACAAAGCGAAAAAGCTCGTCTTCATATAG GAAAAGGAGTTGTGTTAGATTTAAGGGGTGAAGGAGACGTTTGGTTAAGATGCCAAAGTGAACATAGTGTTTTTGTACAGTCTTATTATTTAGACAGAGAAGCAGGTCGTGCACCCGGTGATGCTGTGCATAAAATTTATCCCTCTGCATATATTAAAGTCTTTGATTTACGGCAATGTCATAAGCAAATGAGAGGACAAGCCGCTACTGCACAAGCCGCAGCTGCGGCACAAGCGGCAGCTGTAGCGGGACACTTAACGCACGGTGCACCAATTACAAAAA GTCTTAGTGCAGCAGCAGGAATAGGTGTAGATGATCTTCGACGACTTTGCATTTTGCGTTTAAGTTTCGTAAAGGGTTGGGGTCCTGATTATCCTCGACAAAGTATAAAAGAAACTCCATGCTGGATAGAG GTGCACTTACATCGAGCCCTACAATTGCTGGATGAAGTCTTGCATACTATGCCAATAGATGGTCCACGGGgaattgaataa